One Hippoglossus hippoglossus isolate fHipHip1 chromosome 13, fHipHip1.pri, whole genome shotgun sequence genomic window carries:
- the stard13b gene encoding stAR-related lipid transfer protein 13 isoform X6, protein MKLDVNLPKKKSEDSDEEDLFAISDKWTFEWSSRRWSRLQDIDCLLGREGQPFREGVPLRTTTSSESVLTDLSEPEVSSLHSESSGGSGHRGLSTEDSDCSNRTCSDSAAMPDSTSFTMPQIPKEIAYYDSLSDKQGKTSRIRAKDFLKRMETLRSRGTLGRRRKTLVISSPVLQEEAQALKTLHCVEIINGDGGAPESLSNKVPPSQCGSEGSSHSSGSAVSTPSLKEHKPHRSDFKRSGMYLEDIDIFSETQMSKVAEQNRKNEFCSHEDLVVHIPKDHKPGTFPKALSIESLSPTNGASINWHTGSRHLDSPLISCRKESRPVTQCCSRSSRISVYDNVPGSHLYASTGDLIDLEKEDLFPHLDDILLHVNGLQQIVDHWSKNVLPGAEGLAQMDGDREDTVGLHSSSQITLDFEGNSVTESQTTPSDGDRDRVSLAETESTRLRERRDSGVGASLTRPNRLRWPSFQISNRLSHSVASLQITNQSAGQLSLLQKFSLLRLTAIMEKYSMSNKHGWTWSVPKFMKRMKVPDYKDKNVFGVPLIVHVQRSGQPLPLGLQQALRYLRSQCLDQVGLFRKSGVKSRIQALRQMNESSPDDVNYEDQSAYDVADMVKQFFRDLPEPLLTSKLGETFLHIYQYVPKEQRLQAVQAAIMLMSDENREVLQTLLCFLSDVTSSVEENQMTPMNIAVCLAPSLFHLNILKKDNLSPRAMQKKYATGRPDQKDLNENLAATQGLAHMIIECNRLFEIPHEMVTQSRNSYVEADLHALTIEELCKQLEDDDGTHQTHMEGRLQNLLKEAREKSKYWVSCSSSDNTELSYKKVGDGNPLRRWRVSVEVEAPPSVVLNRVLRERHLWDVDLLQWKVSETLDKQTEVFQYVLNRMPPHPSRDFVVLRSWRTDLPKGACSLVSVSIEHEDYPPVGGVRAIVLESNYLLEPCGSGKSRLTHVCRVDLKGRTPDWYNKAFGHLCAAEAARIRNSFQPLITDGPETKI, encoded by the exons ATGAAACTTGACGTGAACCTTCCGAAGAAGAAA AGTGAAGACTCTGATGAAGAAGACCTGTTTGCTATCAGTGACAAATGGACCTTTGAGTGGAGCAGCCGGCGCTGGTCCAGGTTACAGGACATTGACTGTCTGCTGGGAAGAGAGGGTCAGCCCTTCAGGGAAGGCGTGCCTCTGAGAACCACCACCAGTAGTGAGAGCGTTCTAACAGACCTTAGTGAGCCAGAGGTCTCTTCTTTGCACAGTGAGAGCAGCGGGGGCAGTGGCCACAGGGGCCTCAGCACAGAGGACTCCGACTGCTCCAACCGCACCTGTTCGGATTCTGCCGCGATGCCAGACTCCACTTCTTTCACAATGCCTCAAATCCCCAAAGAAATTGCTTACTACGACTCACTGTCTGACAAGCAAGGCAAGACAAGCCGCATCCGCGCCAAAGATTTCCTGAAGCGCATGGAGACACTCCGCTCTCGAGGAACTCTGGGAAGGCGTCGTAAGACGTTAGTCATCAGTTCTCCGGTGCTACAGGAGGAGGCCCAGGCACTGAAGACTCTGCATTGTGTTGAAATCATAAATGGAGATGGTGGAGCTCCAGAATCACTGTCCAACAAAGTTCCTCCGTCCCAGTGTGGTAGCGAAGGTAGCAGCCATTCTAGTGGCAGCGCTGTCAGCACACCCAGCTTGAAAGAGCATAAGCCTCATCGGTCGGACTTCAAACGAAGTGGCATGTATTTAGAGGACATAGACATCTTCTCAGAAACCCAAATGAGTAAAGTTGCAGAACAAAACCGCAAGAATGAATTCTGCTCTCATGAAGACCTGGTGGTCCACATTCCTAAAGACCACAAGCCAGGAACCTTCCCAAAAGCACTGTCCATAGAAAGCCTGTCCCCAACCAATGGGGCCTCTATTAACTGGCACACCGGCAGCAGGCACCTGGACTCCCCACTAATTTCATGCAGAAAGGAATCCAGGCCTGTCACACAGTGCTGCTCCAGAAGTAGCCGCATCAGCGTGTATGATAATGTTCCTGGCTCACATCTGTATGCCAGCACTGGAGACCTGATAGACCTGGAGAAAGAGGACCTCTTTCCTCACCTGGATGATATCTTGCTGCATGTCAATGGTCTACAGCAGATAGTGGACCACTGGTCTAAGAATGTGTTACCTGGAGCAGAGGGGCTGGCACAGATGGATGGCGATAGAGAGGATACAGTGGGGCTCCATTCGTCTAGTCAGATCACACTGGACTTTGAGGGAAATTCAGTCACAGAGAGCCAGACCACACCGAGTGATGGGGACAGAGACAGGGTATCACTTGCTGAGACAGAATCGACGAGGCTCAGGGAAAGGAGGGACTCAGGAGTAGGTGCTTCACTCACACGACCCAATCG GTTACGATGGCCCAGCTTCCAGATATCGAATCGTCTAAGTCACTCTGTAGCATCCCTGCAGATTACCAACCAGTCTGCAGGCCAGCTGAGTTTGTTGCAGAAGTTTTCTCTGCTGCGTCTCACTGCAATCATGGAGAAGTACTCCATGTCCAACAAGCATGGCTGGACGTG GTCTGTGCCAAAGTTTATGAAGAGAATGAAGGTACCAGACTATAAGGATAAGAATGTGTTCGGAGTCCCTCTCATCGTGCATGTGCAGCGTTCAGGACAACCCCTGCCCCTCGGCTTGCAGCAGGCCTTGCGGTACCTTAGGAGCCAGTGCCTTGACCAG GTGGGTCTCTTTCGTAAATCAGGGGTGAAGTCTCGAATTCAAGCTCTGAGGCAGATGAATGAGAGTTCTCCAGATGACGTGAACTATGAGGATCAGTCTGCGTATGATGTGGCCGACATGGTGAAGCAGTTCTTCAGGGATTTACCCGAGCCTCTGCTCACCAGCAAGCTGGGGGAGACCTTCCTCCATATCTACCAAT ATGTGCCAAAGGAGCAACGGTTGCAAGCTGTCCAGGCAGCCATCATGCTGATGTCAGATGAAAACCGTGAGGTGCTGCAGACGCTGCTCTGTTTCCTCAGCGATGTCACTTCTTCTGTGGAGGAGAACCAGATGACGCCCATGAACATTGCTGTGTGCCTGGCCCCCTCCCTGTTCCATCTCAACATACTCAAGAAAGATAACCTCTCGCCAAg GGCCATGCAGAAGAAGTATGCCACTGGCAGACCAGACCAGAAGGATCTGAATGAGAATTTAGCAGCGACACAAGGCCTCGCTCACATGATCATAGAGTGCAACCGTCTCTTTGAG ATCCCTCATGAGATGGTTACTCAGTCACGTAATTCATACGTGGAGGCTGACTTGCATGCACTAACAATTGAGGAGTTGTGCAAGCAGCTGGAAGATGATGATGGAACACACCAAACACATATGGAGGGGAGGCTTCAGAACCTGCTCAAAGAGGCCCGGGAAAAGTCCAAATATTGGGTTTCGTGCAGCAGCTCTGACAACACAGAGCTCTCCTATAAGAAG GTGGGAGATGGGAACCCTTTGAGACGATGGAGAGTGTCTGTGGAGGTGGAAGCGCCACCATCTGTAGTGTTGAATCGGGTGCTACGAGAGCGCCATCTGTGGGATGTTGACCTGCTACAGTGGAAAGTGTCTGAGACACTGGACAAGCAGACGGAAGTTTTTCAGTATGTCCTCAATCGCATGCCTCCTCACCCCAGCAGGGACTTTGTCGTTCTAAG GTCATGGAGGACAGACTTGCCCAAAGGTGCCTGCTCCCTGGTTTCTGTGTCTATAGAGCATGAGGATTATCCTCCTGTGGGAGGGGTACGAGCTATTGTCCTGGAGTCCAACTACCTACTTGAGCCCTGTGGCTCTGGAAAGTCCAGACTAACTCACGTCTGCAGAGTGGACTTAAA GGGAAGGACTCCAGATTGGTATAACAAAGCCTTCGGTCACCTTTGTGCTGCAGAAGCTGCCCGCATCCGCAACTCCTTTCAGCCACTCATCACAGACGGCCCGGAGACCAAAATTTGA